A window from Solanum stenotomum isolate F172 chromosome 5, ASM1918654v1, whole genome shotgun sequence encodes these proteins:
- the LOC125864091 gene encoding uncharacterized protein LOC125864091, which produces MSKRNQNNKQIDYTIEGALKGTTDSENYQGDAREILNEKRKIVDVDQSKATSLDRQLVASTFEQNRVNSIDVDTSNIGVQTTTKNKGDCNNQEVATNEVQSKEVGLHLMSNATKNAGGTPRVGVDAPRVDSGQKLMDSGQKIMNTSDVENSAQHVLQVENENPTKNWTLIAHKKSTSSRSIFPTSQNNSPCSEKGPTENFHGSEKRQDTSNASRDLLCSNSFDALLKTTGKQVRLIENDHDLIQEKQVSPSALNNKLSPEAPVFVPKCVLARKNKSSALVSNTIDLGEDSSDEDGVDLGEDSLDEDEEDNMLDTCFDRVAREEYISPRQQRSGSNKSKKKTYGRQHSWDGKMTEEFVPRHLLMRQAKQNHLTVSIGSTRTNKSIKKV; this is translated from the coding sequence ATGtcgaaaagaaatcaaaataacaaacaaattgattatACCATTGAAGGTGCTTTAAAAGGTACTACCGATAGTGAAAACTATCAAGGCGATGCGAGAgagatattaaatgaaaaaagaaagattgtAGATGTTGATCAAAGTAAAGCTACTTCTTTAGATCGACAATTGGTTGCTTCCACTTTCGAGCAAAATCGTGTAAACTCAATAGATGTTGATACAAGTAATATTGGTGTTCAAACAACTACCAAAAACAAGGGTGATTGCAATAACCAAGAGGTTGCTACTAATGAGGTGCAATCAAAAGAAGTTGGGCTGCATTTGATGTCTAATGCAACTAAAAACGCTGGGGGAACaccaagagttggggttgatgCGCCGCGAGTTGATTCAGGACAAAAATTAATGGATTCaggacaaaaaataatgaatacaTCTGATGTTGAAAATTCTGCGCAGCATGTTTTGCAAGTTGAAAACGAGAATCCAACTAAAAACTGGACATTGATTGCACACAAAAAATCAACTAGTAGTCGGAGCATTTTCCCTACTAGTCAAAATAATTCTCCATGTAGTGAAAAGGGTCCGACTGAGAATTTTCATGGCAGTGAGAAGAGGCAAGATACTAGTAATGCATCAAGAGACCTATTATGTTCGAATAGCTTTGATGCTTTATTGAAGACTACTGGAAAGCAAGTAAGGTTAATAGAGAATGACCACGATTTGATCCAAGAAAAACAAGTCTCACCATCTGctttaaataacaaattaagTCCAGAAGCTCCTGTATTTGTGCCTAAATGTGTGCTTGCAAGGAAGAATAAGTCAAGTGCCTTAGTgtcaaatacaattgatttgggTGAGGATTCTTCTGATGAAGATGGAGTGGATTTGGGTGAGGAttctcttgatgaagatgaggaagacaatATGTTGGACACTTGCTTTGATAGAGTCGCTAGGGAAGAGTATATATCACCTAGGcaacaaagaagtggaagcaacaaaagcaaaaagaagacaTATGGAAGGCAACATAGTTGGGACGGTAAAATGACTGAGGAGTTTGTTCCAAGGCACCTACTAATGCGACAGGCAAAGCAAAACCATTTAACAGTATCAATAGGTTCAACTAGAACCAATAAATCCATAAAGAAGGTATGA